One part of the Rutidosis leptorrhynchoides isolate AG116_Rl617_1_P2 chromosome 1, CSIRO_AGI_Rlap_v1, whole genome shotgun sequence genome encodes these proteins:
- the LOC139889469 gene encoding secreted RxLR effector protein 161-like yields the protein MTALKPMKTPMRILLDADEKGEPFDITLYRSMVGSLVYLTVSRQDITLAVTVCAHFQSNPKKSHSKAVVRIFQCLQGTPNLRIWYPHGYDFNLKAYTDVDHGGCHVDRKSTSRSIQMLGSRQVGWLSKKQNCVSLSRAESEYIVAAHYCSQVLWMQTKLLNYGFKITKTPI from the coding sequence atgactgctttaaaacccatgaaaacccCAATGAGGATATTGTTGGATGCTGATGAAaaaggggaaccctttgatataactCTTTatagaagcatggttggttctctaGTGTATTTAACTGTGAGCAGAcaggacattacacttgctgtaacggtTTGTGCTCATTTTCAATCGAACCctaagaaatcacactccaaagcAGTGGTTAGAATTTTCCAATGCCTacaaggtacacctaaccttagaatctggtatcctcatggatatgATTTCAATCTCAAGGCTTATACGGATGTAGATCATGGCGGTTGTCATgtcgatagaaaaagcacatccagATCTATACAGATGTTGGGAAGTAGACAAGTTGGTTGGTTATCCAAAAAGCAAAACTGTGTATCTCTTTCAAgagctgagtctgagtatattgttGCAGCTCAttattgttcacaagttttgtggatgcaaactaaaCTATTGAACTATGGCTTTAAGATAACTAAGACCCCAATTTAA